A genome region from Primulina eburnea isolate SZY01 chromosome 9, ASM2296580v1, whole genome shotgun sequence includes the following:
- the LOC140840476 gene encoding non-specific lipid transfer protein GPI-anchored 14-like yields MYSNYPISNIMKPSLVLLVSVMLILFPLAAMDDAKDREECKESLLGLAPCLPYVQGTGKAPTPDCCGGLKQVLKTNKKCLCVIVKDRDDPNLDLNINVTLALGLPQVCSAPANISQCPELLKLPPDSPEAQVFYQFGKQSSNGTRALAPTPSNAPTGATAAPQKSAGACNIGKKWPGTEIILAGLVVVLLGIHYDEFFPSLRCFVTKCHVLLVS; encoded by the exons atgtaTTCCAATTACCCCATAAGCAATATCATGAAACCTTCACTAGTCTTGTTGGTATCAGTAATGTTAATATTGTTTCCTCTAGCAGCAATGGACGATGCCAAGGACAGAGAAGAATGCAAAGAGTCGTTGCTGGGGTTGGCTCCCTGTCTTCCTTATGTCCAGGGAACCGGAAAGGCGCCGACCCCGGATTGCTGCGGCGGACTGAAGCAAGTGCTGAAGACGAACAAAAAGTGCCTCTGTGTGATTGTTAAGGATCGAGATGACCCTAATTTAGACCTTAATATCAACGTCACGCTTGCTTTGGGTCTTCCTCAGGTTTGCAGTGCTCCAGCCAATATTTCTCAGTGTCCTG AGCTCCTCAAGTTACCACCTGATTCACCAGAAGCCCAAGTTTTCTACCAATTTGGGAAGCAATCAAGCAATGGTACCAGGGCTTTAGCACCAACGCCCTCGAATGCTCCGACAGGCGCGACTGCCGCTCCGCAGAAGAGCGCGGGTGCTTGCAATATTGGGAAGAAATGGCCTGGAACGGAGATTATTCTTGCCGGACTAGTTGTAGTATTATTGGGAATTCATTACGATGAATTCTTCCCTTCGTTGAGATGTTTTGTAACCAAATGCCATGTTTTACTTGTATCTTGA